The DNA segment GGCTCCATAGgtcaaaaaagcaaaaaaatgaagaaagaaagaaagccaTGAAAGTTAGACAAATTCAAAGTAGAAAGGTGAGTGAGTGAGTTTTGAGAGAGTGAAAAAATACTCTCAGTAGATTCCATCTtggtatattttttataaaaatttctttCATCCGAGTGATTGTCTCTTCTTTTGTGTCAAATTCTTCAACACTATCTAGTTACAATTTGTCACttgacaaattttcttttcttctttccattcttaaatatttttttggttatttttaacttcaatttgGAGGAGGTTACTTCatttaataagaaaaatattcttTATAGAATAATACCAATTTAATTGCCTAACCACAATTTATCATACGATTCATATAAGTATTCCTCTTGTCATAAGAGTTACTAAAAGATATCGGGAGTTATATActagaaaagataattaaaaaaaataataataataataaccatttttttttttttttaactattctCTCCATATTCACATGGGTCCTCAGTTccctttcaaaatatatatttttacttttaaatgcCGAGACcgctatatttataatataagcATAGACTTCAAACTACGTCAATAATTTGTGAACAAAATCATAATCTATATATTGGAAAATTTATGGATTAAAGTgggtattttttaaagttttgtcaaccaaaatttaaaagttcagaataaatttaaaagtttaaatgcTATAATAGATAATttaaattcaagaaaaataatgtttttttttctattttagatttctaaattttaaaatgttaccatttttttaatatataaaaaaattgttacctatttaatacaaattaaaaaagaaaaacctttgacaaaatgaaaggaaattattttaaataataaaactgttgaaaatatttttaaatatacctaaATATGACagtttattagtgataaacactgatagacatcCACTATTGATAGATGAGAATAGTATAAGTGTCTACAactaatagacaatgacatttcgctatatttttatatttaaaatcagtccaaaatgaaattaattttaaaaatttaggatggtttcaaataatgaaaaaaagtcgACATAAATATTTTCGAAAGTGTTACCATCTAAAACAATTCCCCGATGTGTAtttgttttccattttcttttttttgtaaaaaaaataattatatccaTTGTGAATTAAGAATAGATTGGACAAAGTACAGGAAGGAACATTACCATGCAGacgaacatttcaaatccagCTTCAAGGAAGAATTTCCTCCTCCAAAACTTATCCACAAGAAACATTGAAATCAGCGCCGCAACAACCAAAGCTCCGCTTGTGAACGCAGATGAATACAGAGACGCCGCCGATCCAAACCCTAAACTCAGCAGAATCACAGGAGCGTAAAACAGAATCGAATTGTTCCCCGTAAGCTGCTGAAACGCCGGAATCCCAACCGCTCCGATGATCAATTGCGGCCGGTTCTTCCTCCGCAGTAAATTCCTAAACGGATTCTTCACAGCCCTAGCCGCATTGCTCGCATCAACAAGATCCGCAAATTCCGCTTCGATATTCGCAGTTCCTCGAATCTTCTCAAGAACTCTTCTCCCTTCCTCTAATTTCCCCTGTTCCACGAGACTATTAGGCGTTTCAGGAAGAAACAAACCGCCAATGAACATTATTGCCGCGGGAAACATCGCTAACCCTAACGACAATCGCCATCCCCATGGATGAATCTTCTCTGTTCCGTAATTGATGAAATTGGCTATCAGAATCCCTAGGCAAGTGGTTAATTGGAATAATTGGTTCACTCGGCCTCGGATTTTGGCCGGAGCAATTTCGGAAAGGTATAATGGAACGGCCTGGTTGCCGAATCCGATACCGATTCCGAGGAGGATTCGGCCGATGATGAGCATAGCGATGTTGATTGCGACGGCGTTGATTAGGCCGCCGAGGAAGGAGACGGATCCGACAAGAATGCTTGCACGACGGCCATGTTTTCTGGTGATgtgagaagagaagaaggtggaGAGGAGACCGGCGAAGTAAAGAGAGGAAGTGAAGCGAGTGAGGATTTGATCGTCGTATTTGCAGTAATCTGTTTCTTTGAAATGAAGTTGTTTGCGTTTGTAGACTTTTGGGAAGAATTGCTTCAGAAAGTCGTCCATGGAAGTTACTCCACCTGAAATCCGCCATTGCAGCTTCTGCTTCAgaatttttcttgttttcagaaaattgtttcaattacttATTTTTCAGTAActgtttgattttattatttttattatgaaaattaaatttatttcatcgTGTAGGGATAAATGGTTAGTCGAATTCTAAAAACAagtatatttttttgaaaattattatagacttaattttaaaaataaaaaataaaatattaacaaaCAACACCTTATTTTTGGAacacttaaattaaaaattttgtatttagaAATTTTTACTTGAGCCTATTTAGTCAACTTTTAAAATTggtatttcttttaaaatcatcaatcatgttattttattatcgataattttatttgatttttgtcttaatactttaaaaatatttattttcattttcgaTGGTCAACTTTTGAACtttaagtaattattttaaataaaaaaatattgaaaatattttcaaatataacaacaTGTTACTATTTAgttataaatagtgacattgtgatatatttataaatattttgatttattttgttatatttaaaaataccctTGACTTTCAAAAAAGTGACATTTTTAATACcctaaaaatggaaaataagagattgaatcaaagttaaaaatacg comes from the Benincasa hispida cultivar B227 chromosome 5, ASM972705v1, whole genome shotgun sequence genome and includes:
- the LOC120077275 gene encoding sugar transport protein 14-like, with amino-acid sequence MEDLMCLGVEIDTSQPSFDSHISPGTRVGKGYGPGWGGIPQSRPHRGNSPLSPPLPSPFEGGDGGGDSPSGKQSPRGYPFPVSPCIESDADKTVQNVESIEAKALNMLSNVIAFEVVNEFKDVEKEDDLKNSKYRNDISHSSKESSENETEDQVFELTRGVKCAWLKNGQFPCSDLSMKKILKQKLQWRISGGVTSMDDFLKQFFPKVYKRKQLHFKETDYCKYDDQILTRFTSSLYFAGLLSTFFSSHITRKHGRRASILVGSVSFLGGLINAVAINIAMLIIGRILLGIGIGFGNQAVPLYLSEIAPAKIRGRVNQLFQLTTCLGILIANFINYGTEKIHPWGWRLSLGLAMFPAAIMFIGGLFLPETPNSLVEQGKLEEGRRVLEKIRGTANIEAEFADLVDASNAARAVKNPFRNLLRRKNRPQLIIGAVGIPAFQQLTGNNSILFYAPVILLSLGFGSAASLYSSAFTSGALVVAALISMFLVDKFWRRKFFLEAGFEMFVCMIAGDNTENKLGTRKGAIERRKHIASVRDLAIRFSVRKVMGPIRMASS